A stretch of Candidatus Binatus sp. DNA encodes these proteins:
- the recD gene encoding exodeoxyribonuclease V subunit alpha, whose protein sequence is MNYELLAMDTAWRRFERSHGNAQSIQENRIRAFEMACPAVNLAPETVQIATEIAAFQADLDTDDRTALIVLVLVSLAALQQGSTQFPVIGPQARLPMLRMVGALCGSPGDGLVEQVIERIDKLITQRRASAVIGYQGTDYKPLLFASPHIINHRISHAERQLAAIFAAMLRSRAAAQFSETQIRAALDKVLARPMRIGGVTGSLSAEQREALVAVARRGLTLISGGPGTGKTSIVLAIMRLMVRLGIQPSQIVLAAPTGKAAYRMGESIREALGIEAERDEIDRAIADAHVDPATIHRLLGYSPETNRFRHHRNNQLAAKVVIIDECSMLDLTLMERLAGAVESDARLILLGDADQLPSVSAGSVFRDLVAPIGSARAALTDASIRLQENHRMKQEDAGGRSVLRAAISINQGDVGLLNAVEQSADRVASRRASPTELAFEGFEFLAALPTELGTFLDHWYEKRLRGDADIESFVADQYVQRDAGFDGEDCARLRRLFAHAAKSRILCVTRVFDTGATRINARFHARAAADARVAGERVEYVVGEPLIVLRNDYQRGLFNGDQGIRLWVRRGNRAQVPMAVFPRGDNFVAFHFDALREHLELGYAMTVHKAQGSEFDSVVIVLPEKSIPILTRELIYTAVSRARKSVIVVGDEARLAEAIAAPVERFSGLTAQIDAALSR, encoded by the coding sequence ATGAACTACGAATTGCTGGCGATGGATACTGCATGGCGGCGCTTTGAAAGGTCGCACGGCAATGCTCAGTCGATTCAGGAAAACCGGATTCGTGCATTTGAGATGGCATGTCCGGCGGTCAATCTTGCCCCGGAAACGGTACAGATTGCAACGGAAATAGCTGCTTTTCAGGCCGATCTGGATACTGACGATCGAACCGCACTGATCGTGCTCGTGCTTGTGTCGCTCGCCGCATTGCAGCAAGGCAGTACTCAGTTCCCGGTGATTGGACCGCAAGCCCGGCTGCCGATGCTCCGGATGGTCGGGGCGTTATGCGGAAGTCCTGGTGACGGCCTTGTCGAGCAGGTAATCGAGCGCATTGATAAGTTGATTACTCAGAGGCGTGCTTCTGCCGTAATTGGCTATCAAGGGACTGACTATAAGCCATTACTATTTGCCTCCCCACATATAATTAATCATCGCATCAGTCACGCCGAACGCCAGCTCGCAGCGATTTTTGCCGCGATGCTCCGCTCGCGTGCAGCCGCGCAATTCAGTGAGACGCAAATTCGAGCCGCGCTCGACAAGGTGCTGGCAAGGCCGATGAGAATCGGCGGCGTCACCGGCTCGCTATCAGCAGAACAGCGCGAAGCGTTAGTTGCGGTTGCGCGCCGCGGATTGACGCTGATCTCGGGCGGGCCGGGCACCGGCAAGACGTCGATTGTTCTCGCGATTATGCGTTTGATGGTGCGGCTCGGAATTCAGCCGTCACAAATTGTGCTGGCGGCGCCGACCGGCAAGGCGGCGTATCGGATGGGCGAGAGCATCCGCGAGGCGCTCGGCATCGAGGCGGAGCGCGACGAGATCGATCGAGCGATTGCCGACGCGCACGTGGACCCCGCGACGATACATCGCCTGCTCGGCTATTCGCCGGAGACGAATCGTTTCCGGCATCATCGCAACAACCAGCTCGCGGCAAAGGTCGTAATCATCGATGAATGTTCGATGCTGGACCTCACATTGATGGAACGGCTCGCGGGCGCGGTCGAATCAGATGCGCGCTTGATACTGCTTGGCGACGCAGACCAGCTTCCGTCGGTGTCGGCAGGCTCCGTTTTTCGTGACCTTGTAGCGCCGATCGGCAGTGCCAGGGCGGCGCTCACGGATGCGTCGATCCGGTTGCAGGAAAATCATCGCATGAAGCAGGAGGATGCGGGTGGCCGTTCGGTTCTGCGTGCGGCGATTTCAATCAATCAAGGCGATGTTGGACTATTGAATGCAGTCGAGCAGTCGGCGGATCGAGTTGCGTCGCGGCGGGCTTCGCCAACCGAGCTTGCATTCGAAGGATTCGAATTTCTCGCGGCGTTGCCGACAGAGCTTGGCACGTTTCTCGATCACTGGTACGAGAAGCGGCTTCGCGGCGACGCGGACATCGAGTCGTTTGTGGCGGATCAGTACGTGCAGCGCGATGCGGGCTTCGACGGCGAGGATTGCGCGCGGCTGCGGCGGCTGTTCGCGCATGCGGCAAAATCGCGAATCCTGTGCGTGACGCGAGTGTTTGACACTGGCGCGACGCGGATCAATGCGCGCTTCCACGCGCGGGCCGCGGCAGACGCGCGAGTTGCCGGCGAGCGCGTGGAATACGTAGTGGGCGAGCCGCTGATCGTGCTGCGCAATGACTATCAGCGCGGTCTCTTCAACGGCGATCAAGGCATCCGGCTGTGGGTGCGGCGCGGCAATCGCGCGCAGGTTCCGATGGCGGTATTTCCGCGCGGGGACAATTTTGTCGCGTTCCATTTCGACGCGCTGCGCGAGCATCTGGAACTCGGCTACGCGATGACGGTCCACAAGGCGCAAGGCTCGGAATTCGATTCGGTCGTGATCGTGCTGCCCGAGAAATCGATCCCGATCCTGACACGCGAGCTGATCTACACGGCGGTGAGCCGCGCGCGCAAATCAGTGATCGTCGTCGGCGATGAAGCGCGTCTCGCAGAGGCGATCGCGGCGCCGGTCGAGCGATTCTCGGGACTCACAGCTCAAATCGACGCCGCACTCTCCCGCTGA
- a CDS encoding amidase, protein MALLRRRVFRNRMLDERGRRADGAVGIAMLDPFIEGWALRDLVAKGEVAPREVAEFFLARIERLNPTLGAYMTITADRALADAARLEASRKDAPSMPLFGVAYSLKDLTPTLGIPTTLGSRNYATNLAPMEAVIAQRLSRAGGILLGKTTTPEFGGRPTTEGGLCPVARNPWNLDYNAGGSSGGAAAAVAAGLGPIAEGSDGGGSIRGPASNCGVVGLKPSRGRLTYAPHRGEAWGGFATRGPIARSVRDVAMMLDVIAGPVTGDPYWAPPPTRPFEQAVSAIPRNLKLASISTSKLGEVDPDVAQACESACSAMRELGHQVEPIDLDPGALLVDCARILICVGIAAIPLTNPDWVDPVVREMHDFGRKVSGAEYVNLVATMHNVAREIVERLDPFDALLTPTMTRPAMRNGTFPSKPERYLDELWTWIAFEYPANATGQPAITLPCGFSTSGLPIGLQIVGRPNGEFELLSIASAFEAARPWRDLRPPFAISN, encoded by the coding sequence GTGGCTCTGCTCCGACGCCGCGTCTTTCGTAACCGGATGCTCGATGAGCGTGGACGGCGCGCTGACGGCGCAGTAGGAATCGCGATGCTCGATCCGTTTATCGAAGGTTGGGCGCTGCGCGATCTGGTTGCGAAGGGCGAGGTCGCGCCGCGCGAGGTCGCAGAATTTTTCCTCGCGCGCATCGAACGCCTCAATCCAACTCTCGGCGCTTACATGACGATCACCGCCGATCGCGCGCTCGCCGACGCCGCGCGACTCGAGGCCTCGCGCAAGGACGCACCCTCGATGCCGCTCTTCGGCGTTGCGTATTCGCTGAAAGATCTCACTCCGACGCTCGGCATCCCCACCACGCTCGGCTCGCGCAACTACGCGACCAATCTCGCTCCGATGGAAGCAGTGATTGCCCAGCGCCTCTCGCGCGCTGGCGGAATCCTGCTCGGCAAAACCACGACGCCCGAATTTGGCGGACGGCCGACCACCGAAGGCGGCCTCTGTCCGGTGGCGCGCAATCCGTGGAACCTCGACTACAACGCCGGCGGCTCGAGTGGCGGCGCGGCGGCTGCAGTCGCGGCGGGATTGGGACCGATCGCGGAAGGCAGCGACGGCGGCGGCTCGATTCGCGGCCCGGCGTCGAATTGCGGTGTGGTCGGACTCAAGCCCTCGCGCGGACGACTCACCTACGCGCCTCATCGCGGCGAGGCGTGGGGCGGCTTCGCAACGCGCGGTCCGATCGCGCGTTCGGTGCGCGACGTCGCCATGATGCTCGACGTCATCGCCGGTCCCGTCACCGGCGATCCATATTGGGCGCCGCCTCCAACTCGTCCGTTCGAGCAAGCCGTCAGCGCGATTCCGCGAAATCTCAAGCTCGCATCAATTTCAACTTCTAAACTCGGCGAGGTCGATCCCGATGTGGCGCAGGCGTGCGAATCCGCGTGCAGCGCGATGCGCGAATTGGGGCATCAGGTCGAACCGATCGATCTCGATCCGGGTGCGCTGCTGGTCGATTGCGCGCGCATCCTGATTTGCGTCGGCATCGCGGCGATTCCGCTCACCAATCCCGATTGGGTCGATCCGGTCGTGCGCGAAATGCACGACTTTGGCCGCAAGGTGAGCGGCGCCGAATACGTCAACCTGGTCGCCACGATGCACAACGTGGCGCGTGAAATTGTCGAGCGCCTCGACCCCTTCGACGCATTACTCACTCCCACCATGACGCGGCCCGCAATGCGTAACGGCACATTCCCATCGAAGCCGGAGCGTTACCTCGATGAACTATGGACCTGGATAGCATTTGAGTATCCAGCTAATGCAACCGGTCAGCCCGCGATTACTCTCCCCTGCGGATTCAGTACATCGGGACTGCCTATTGGACTGCAAATCGTGGGCCGGCCGAATGGTGAATTTGAGCTGCTATCTATTGCCTCCGCTTTCGAGGCCGCGCGGCCGTGGCGCGATCTCCGTCCGCCATTCGCAATTAGCAACTGA
- a CDS encoding exodeoxyribonuclease V subunit beta, with protein sequence MNSFEYRRPRILDQISLDQHAVIEASAGTGKTFTIENIVVEILFEEKATLDQILVVTFTERATSELRKRIRGSLESVLSGKSINDAPPEERRRLPASSRRIIEDALFAFDRAPIHTIHSFCHRTLSELAFQSGMRFGIELTDAQSSLHEAFRAELREHFAVDPAAKKLSDEWLANKTVANLEEMLVAAYRKRYLASVDHRSAMSAGKRASFPLEVRVAEAFLPRVAARMERMKRERGVIDYDDMLQWLADSLEQRPGADLIASLRARYRYALIDEFQDTDDLQWQIFRKVFIDGGAGTVAHLIGDPKQAIYSFRGADVHSYLDARRELEEQKIAPIRLVENFRSTARLIEATNLIFRQNVSAPFFSGNIRYDAPVTCGRKNLRAVDARLQDVKPVSMLKLVTSEKISAQRARLAIGRRIARILREMLAPNSRRLRVAEDSGAPRQIQAGSVYILTRTNAESIMIGRLLADARVPYAFYKQEGLFETRVAGDILDALKAAQEPNVRSRRLKAWTTPFFAVPVADLPRLADPPPGHVLLERLYEWKSLADKEQFAQLFDAMLHRSGLVDRELLLRESERDLTDYLHIFEILLEKAVARRLALGELIELLENYIAKRALPGDEDSDVKRLESERQAVQIMTVHRSKGLEADVVFLFGGTSNSSNRDPVGVFHDQSGRRVAVCKPIKGEEGYDELKREEKEEDERLLYVALTRARLKLYLPFFPEGSLKKFDGYYRHLNDRLDVLIQNDRNKTVADLFEIEEVGESSSGGDDTIAKVRSALKDWNPPPELLDESHDHDGEHHFAEIRERHAPLEVRSYTAIKAALEAAERARKKNSAEDIEADDFKNGVDSIDEDGSIADLRGGREVGIFLHGVIEKLDLATFGDDPDEKLWAARADVRELFASTMRRHGVRDARWLERGREIVFRTMTSPVAMGDAILARGFCATNGVREMEFTYPIPEAHHRLLAGNGGGEWRAERGYLKGFVDYIFQHDCKTYFADWKSDLLASYEADAVAAHVQAHYSLQAQIYSVGVVRMLGIQNESDYRDRFGGLLYVFLRGVGLNGDANSGIYFARPEWTEIVNYESSLIAIPADPGIAQ encoded by the coding sequence ATGAACAGCTTCGAATATCGGCGTCCACGCATCCTCGATCAGATTTCGCTCGACCAGCACGCGGTGATCGAAGCGAGCGCCGGCACCGGCAAGACGTTTACGATCGAGAATATAGTGGTCGAGATTCTGTTCGAGGAAAAAGCGACGCTCGATCAAATTCTGGTGGTGACGTTTACCGAGAGGGCGACCAGCGAACTGCGAAAGCGGATTCGCGGCAGCCTTGAATCGGTGCTGTCAGGCAAATCGATCAACGACGCGCCACCCGAAGAGCGGCGCAGACTACCCGCCAGCAGCCGGCGAATTATCGAGGATGCGCTGTTCGCGTTCGATCGCGCACCGATTCATACGATCCACAGCTTTTGTCATCGCACACTGTCGGAGTTGGCGTTCCAAAGCGGGATGCGATTCGGGATCGAGCTGACCGACGCGCAGAGCAGCCTGCACGAGGCGTTTCGCGCCGAACTGCGCGAGCACTTTGCCGTCGATCCCGCGGCGAAAAAATTGAGCGACGAATGGCTCGCAAACAAGACGGTAGCAAATCTCGAAGAGATGCTGGTGGCCGCGTATCGCAAGCGCTATCTCGCGAGCGTCGATCATCGTTCCGCGATGAGCGCAGGCAAGCGAGCGTCATTTCCGCTCGAGGTGCGCGTCGCGGAGGCGTTCCTGCCGCGAGTGGCAGCGCGGATGGAACGCATGAAGCGCGAGCGCGGCGTGATCGACTACGACGACATGCTGCAGTGGCTCGCCGATTCGCTGGAGCAGCGGCCGGGCGCGGATCTGATCGCGTCGCTGCGCGCGCGTTATCGATACGCGTTGATCGACGAGTTCCAGGACACCGACGATTTGCAGTGGCAGATTTTCCGCAAGGTATTCATCGACGGCGGCGCCGGCACGGTCGCGCATCTGATCGGCGACCCCAAGCAGGCAATCTATTCATTTCGGGGCGCCGACGTTCACAGTTATCTCGACGCGCGCCGTGAGCTGGAGGAGCAGAAGATCGCGCCGATCAGGCTGGTCGAAAATTTCAGATCGACAGCGAGGCTGATCGAAGCGACCAATTTGATTTTTCGGCAGAACGTCAGCGCGCCGTTTTTCTCGGGCAATATTCGCTACGACGCTCCTGTGACGTGCGGACGCAAAAATCTGCGGGCGGTCGATGCGCGCTTGCAGGATGTGAAGCCGGTTTCGATGCTCAAGCTGGTTACCAGCGAGAAAATTTCTGCGCAGCGAGCGCGATTGGCGATTGGCCGGCGAATCGCGCGGATCCTGCGCGAAATGCTGGCGCCCAATTCGCGCCGGCTCAGAGTAGCGGAGGACAGCGGCGCGCCCCGGCAAATTCAGGCAGGCAGCGTGTACATACTTACGCGCACCAACGCCGAGAGCATCATGATCGGCAGGCTGCTCGCGGATGCGCGCGTGCCGTACGCGTTCTACAAGCAGGAGGGGCTGTTCGAGACGCGCGTTGCGGGCGACATTCTCGACGCGCTCAAAGCCGCGCAGGAACCGAATGTTCGCTCGCGCCGGCTGAAGGCATGGACGACGCCATTCTTCGCGGTGCCGGTTGCCGACCTGCCGCGGCTTGCGGATCCGCCGCCGGGACACGTGTTGCTCGAGCGCTTGTACGAATGGAAGTCGCTGGCCGATAAGGAGCAGTTCGCGCAACTGTTCGACGCGATGCTGCATCGAAGTGGCCTCGTCGATCGCGAGTTACTGCTGCGTGAGAGCGAGCGCGATCTGACTGACTATTTGCACATCTTCGAGATCCTGCTCGAAAAAGCCGTCGCGCGCAGGTTGGCGCTCGGCGAGCTGATCGAGCTGCTCGAGAATTACATCGCGAAGCGCGCGCTGCCCGGCGACGAAGACAGCGACGTGAAGCGCCTCGAGAGCGAGCGCCAGGCGGTGCAAATCATGACGGTGCATCGGAGTAAAGGACTCGAGGCCGACGTGGTGTTTTTGTTCGGCGGTACAAGCAACTCGTCAAACCGCGATCCGGTCGGCGTTTTTCATGATCAGAGCGGCCGGCGCGTGGCCGTCTGCAAACCGATTAAAGGCGAGGAGGGATATGACGAGCTGAAGCGCGAGGAAAAGGAGGAAGACGAGCGCCTGCTGTATGTCGCGCTCACGCGCGCGCGGCTGAAGTTGTATCTGCCATTCTTCCCGGAAGGCTCTTTGAAGAAATTCGACGGCTACTACCGGCATTTGAATGATCGGCTGGACGTACTGATTCAAAACGACAGGAACAAGACCGTCGCAGACCTGTTCGAGATTGAGGAAGTAGGCGAATCAAGCTCGGGTGGCGACGATACGATCGCAAAGGTCCGGAGCGCGCTCAAGGACTGGAATCCGCCGCCGGAACTGCTCGACGAATCGCACGATCATGACGGGGAGCATCATTTCGCGGAAATCCGCGAGCGTCACGCGCCGTTGGAAGTGCGGTCGTACACGGCGATCAAAGCGGCGCTGGAGGCAGCCGAACGCGCGCGCAAAAAAAACAGCGCCGAGGACATCGAAGCCGATGACTTCAAGAACGGTGTCGACTCGATCGACGAAGACGGCAGCATCGCCGATCTGCGGGGCGGACGCGAGGTTGGTATTTTCCTGCACGGGGTCATTGAAAAACTCGATTTGGCAACCTTCGGCGACGACCCGGACGAAAAGCTCTGGGCGGCGCGCGCCGACGTTCGCGAACTGTTCGCGAGCACGATGCGCCGCCACGGCGTCCGCGACGCGCGATGGCTCGAGCGCGGGCGCGAAATTGTTTTCCGCACGATGACATCGCCGGTCGCGATGGGCGATGCAATCCTCGCACGCGGCTTTTGCGCGACCAACGGCGTGCGGGAAATGGAATTTACCTATCCAATTCCCGAAGCTCATCACCGGCTGCTCGCGGGGAACGGCGGCGGCGAATGGCGCGCCGAGCGCGGCTACCTGAAGGGCTTTGTCGACTATATTTTTCAGCACGATTGCAAGACCTACTTCGCTGATTGGAAAAGCGATCTGCTTGCTTCATACGAAGCCGATGCAGTCGCCGCGCACGTGCAGGCTCATTACTCATTGCAGGCGCAGATCTACTCAGTCGGGGTAGTGCGGATGCTTGGAATACAGAACGAAAGCGACTACCGCGATCGCTTCGGCGGTTTGCTCTACGTCTTTCTGCGCGGCGTCGGACTCAACGGCGACGCTAATTCAGGTATCTATTTTGCACGGCCTGAATGGACAGAAATAGTCAATTATGAATCAAGCTTGATAGCTATTCCGGCTGATCCAGGAATAGCTCAATGA
- a CDS encoding alpha/beta fold hydrolase, whose protein sequence is MPTFNRAETSLYYEEYGTGYPILLFAPGGMRSSVEFWHKSPFDPTVELASDFRVIAMDQRNAGNSTAPIAASDGWETYANDHLALMDHLAIKQCHVMGGCIGSSYCLGLIKLAPARVSAAILQNPIGLSLRNRDMFYAMFDGWAKALKRERPQIEEAAFGPFRERMYSGDFVFNVSRDFVRSCRTPMLILCGSDDYHPTETSKEIAALAPNAELIETWKTPEAVKPAVKRVREFLISHTPKA, encoded by the coding sequence ATGCCTACATTCAATCGCGCCGAGACTTCGCTTTACTACGAAGAATACGGAACTGGCTATCCGATTTTACTGTTTGCGCCGGGCGGGATGCGCTCATCGGTCGAGTTCTGGCACAAGAGCCCGTTCGATCCCACCGTTGAACTTGCGTCCGATTTCCGGGTGATCGCGATGGATCAACGCAATGCCGGCAACTCGACCGCGCCGATCGCCGCGTCCGACGGATGGGAAACCTACGCGAACGACCACCTTGCGCTGATGGATCATTTGGCCATCAAGCAATGCCACGTGATGGGCGGATGTATCGGTTCGTCCTATTGCCTCGGCCTGATCAAGCTGGCGCCGGCGCGCGTCAGCGCCGCGATCCTGCAAAATCCGATTGGGCTGAGCCTGCGCAACCGCGACATGTTCTACGCGATGTTCGACGGCTGGGCGAAGGCGCTCAAACGGGAACGCCCGCAAATCGAGGAAGCGGCGTTCGGCCCGTTCCGCGAACGAATGTACAGCGGCGATTTCGTGTTCAACGTGTCGCGCGATTTTGTGCGCTCCTGCCGGACGCCAATGCTAATCCTCTGCGGCAGCGACGATTATCATCCCACCGAGACATCGAAGGAGATCGCCGCGCTGGCGCCCAATGCCGAATTGATCGAAACCTGGAAAACGCCCGAGGCAGTCAAGCCGGCGGTCAAGCGGGTGCGCGAATTTCTGATCTCACACACGCCGAAAGCCTGA